A single genomic interval of Croceibacter atlanticus HTCC2559 harbors:
- a CDS encoding amidohydrolase — translation MKQIVFSLLFLALLQSCNTKTPVDLIVYNANIYTVDDNFSKAEAMAIKDGKLVAVGTSEDITNSYTSDVQNDINGQTILPGFIDAHCHFYNLGIQQQRVDLVGTKSFSDVVERVTAFQKEKNVPFITGRGWDQNDWDVKEFPNKDTLDVLFPDTPVALTRIDGHALIANQKALELAGITNTTKVEGGEVELKDGKLTGILIDNPMSLVRDVVPKPGREQQIAALMEAQDICFSYGLTTVDDAGLSKDEYHLIDSLQQAGDLKMRIYGMISNTEENLDYYLNKGIIKTDRLNIRSVKVYADGALGSRGAALKQPYSDKDNHFGAMVIGPEDFKTLAERIAASEYQMNTHAIGDSANIVVLRTYDKLLSKEENRRWRVEHAQIITDQDFDYFSTNIIPSVQPTHATSDMYWAEDRVGEERIKGAYAYNTLLDQAGIVALGTDFPVEQVSPFLTFYAAVARQDTSGFPDGGFNMKEALTREETLKGMTIWAAFSNFEEDEKGSLEAGKFADFIVLNENIMEVEASNIPTIKVLETYVNGEQVN, via the coding sequence ATGAAACAAATTGTATTTTCTCTGCTATTTCTAGCACTTCTTCAAAGTTGCAACACCAAAACACCTGTTGATTTAATTGTCTACAATGCAAACATTTACACTGTAGATGATAACTTTAGCAAAGCCGAAGCAATGGCTATTAAAGACGGTAAGTTAGTTGCTGTAGGAACTTCTGAAGACATAACGAACTCCTATACATCTGATGTTCAAAACGATATTAATGGCCAAACCATATTACCTGGTTTTATTGATGCACATTGCCACTTTTACAACTTAGGTATACAACAACAACGTGTAGATTTGGTGGGAACTAAAAGTTTTAGTGATGTTGTTGAGCGTGTAACAGCATTTCAAAAAGAAAAAAATGTTCCTTTTATTACAGGACGAGGTTGGGATCAAAACGACTGGGATGTTAAAGAGTTTCCAAATAAGGATACGTTAGATGTTTTATTCCCAGATACACCAGTAGCTTTAACAAGAATAGATGGTCACGCGCTTATTGCTAATCAGAAAGCTTTAGAGCTGGCCGGTATTACAAACACTACAAAAGTTGAAGGTGGCGAAGTAGAATTAAAAGATGGTAAGCTTACCGGTATTTTAATAGACAATCCTATGTCTCTTGTTAGAGATGTTGTGCCTAAGCCAGGAAGAGAGCAACAAATAGCGGCTTTAATGGAAGCTCAAGATATTTGTTTTAGCTATGGCCTTACTACTGTAGATGATGCTGGATTAAGTAAAGACGAATATCACCTTATTGATAGCTTACAACAAGCAGGCGATTTAAAAATGCGTATATATGGTATGATTAGTAATACCGAAGAAAATTTAGACTACTACTTAAACAAAGGAATTATAAAAACAGACCGACTTAATATTAGGTCTGTAAAAGTATATGCCGATGGTGCTTTAGGTTCTAGAGGTGCTGCACTTAAGCAACCATATTCAGATAAGGACAATCATTTTGGAGCAATGGTTATTGGTCCAGAAGACTTTAAAACCCTTGCAGAACGTATTGCAGCTTCAGAGTATCAAATGAATACTCACGCAATTGGAGATTCTGCTAATATTGTGGTGTTACGTACGTATGACAAATTACTTTCTAAAGAAGAAAATAGAAGATGGCGAGTTGAGCATGCACAAATTATAACAGATCAAGATTTTGATTATTTCTCTACAAATATAATTCCGAGTGTACAGCCAACTCACGCTACTAGTGATATGTATTGGGCCGAAGATCGTGTGGGTGAAGAAAGAATAAAAGGTGCTTATGCTTATAATACGTTACTTGACCAAGCTGGCATAGTAGCGTTAGGGACAGATTTTCCTGTAGAGCAAGTTAGCCCATTCTTAACATTTTATGCTGCAGTTGCAAGACAAGATACTTCTGGATTTCCTGATGGCGGATTTAATATGAAAGAAGCCTTAACTAGAGAAGAGACTTTAAAAGGGATGACAATTTGGGCAGCATTCTCAAACTTTGAAGAAGATGAAAAAGGTAGTTTAGAAGCTGGTAAATTTGCAGATTTTATTGTTTTAAATGAAAATATAATGGAAGTTGAAGCTTCTAATATACCTACTATTAAAGTCCTTGAAACCTACGTGAACGGTGAACAGGTTAACTAA